A DNA window from Luteolibacter luteus contains the following coding sequences:
- a CDS encoding RDD family protein: MLYLTYRPANGFKRVMAYMIDVLPIFLLLYFASTKFFGINPFESGSLGSTPKHPAAVVHLVIAASAFTLWVFYCALAELSPWRGTYGKVIMGIRVRGLDRDNHSLNLKQVSSRNAAKFLSAIPCFLGFFAAFFTNGNRAWHDSLSKTAVAER, translated from the coding sequence ATGCTTTACCTGACTTATCGGCCCGCCAACGGATTCAAGCGGGTCATGGCTTACATGATCGATGTCCTGCCGATCTTCCTGCTGCTCTACTTCGCTTCGACCAAATTCTTCGGGATCAACCCGTTTGAAAGTGGATCGCTCGGCTCTACCCCGAAACATCCGGCCGCGGTGGTTCACCTGGTGATCGCTGCAAGCGCCTTCACGCTCTGGGTATTCTATTGCGCACTCGCGGAACTCTCCCCTTGGCGCGGCACGTATGGGAAAGTGATCATGGGCATCCGCGTGCGCGGCCTCGACCGCGACAACCACAGCTTGAATCTGAAACAAGTCTCGAGCCGCAACGCCGCGAAGTTCCTCTCGGCGATCCCCTGCTTCCTCGGTTTCTTCGCCGCCTTCTTCACCAACGGCAACCGGGCTTGGCACGATTCGCTTTCGAAGACGGCGGTGGCGGAGAGGTAG